The following proteins are co-located in the Nonlabens ponticola genome:
- a CDS encoding bestrophin family protein, whose translation MYIKRNIEWSIILKYGWLNLLIFTVYCGVIFSIYQFLGWKFLAIPFQPLTVIGIAVSFYLGFKNSQSYDRFWEGRKIWGGIVNYSRTWAIQAISFIEMDDEEQQYKEQKQLIYRHIAWINALRVQLRQPKSWAIKETRAIEKMFDKHAERNIACNEAYNFVPMREFADLKNRVNPATHLVKNQARTIQRLRKAGVLDGFQEDQMHSCLEEFYNLQGKCERIKNTPFPRQYGYFTKVFTWIFILLLPFGMLNVFDEHTTSILDPDMQPWFIFLQIPFSVLVMWIFSTMEVVGDNSEDPFEGRINDVPMTALCRTIEIDLRDILDEKELPEPVEPKDSILY comes from the coding sequence ATGTATATCAAACGCAACATTGAGTGGAGCATCATTCTCAAATATGGCTGGCTCAATCTTTTAATCTTTACAGTTTATTGTGGCGTTATTTTCTCCATCTATCAATTCCTAGGATGGAAGTTTCTTGCTATTCCTTTCCAGCCACTAACCGTCATCGGTATTGCAGTTTCGTTTTACTTAGGTTTTAAAAATAGTCAGAGTTATGATCGATTTTGGGAAGGTCGTAAAATTTGGGGTGGCATCGTTAATTATAGTCGTACCTGGGCGATACAAGCAATAAGCTTCATAGAAATGGACGATGAAGAACAGCAGTACAAGGAACAAAAACAACTTATCTACCGTCACATTGCATGGATCAATGCCTTAAGAGTACAATTGCGTCAACCCAAATCCTGGGCGATCAAAGAAACTAGAGCCATTGAAAAAATGTTTGACAAACATGCGGAGCGTAATATCGCCTGTAATGAGGCCTACAACTTTGTACCGATGCGTGAGTTTGCTGATCTTAAGAATAGAGTCAATCCAGCCACGCATCTAGTAAAAAATCAAGCGAGAACTATTCAACGCCTTCGCAAGGCTGGCGTTCTTGATGGGTTCCAGGAAGACCAGATGCACAGCTGCCTAGAAGAATTCTATAATCTACAGGGTAAATGCGAGCGTATTAAAAACACACCTTTCCCTAGACAATATGGCTATTTTACCAAGGTTTTTACGTGGATTTTCATCCTGCTGCTACCTTTTGGTATGCTCAACGTTTTTGACGAGCACACCACTTCCATTCTCGATCCTGATATGCAACCGTGGTTCATTTTCCTACAAATTCCATTTTCTGTGTTGGTCATGTGGATTTTTAGTACCATGGAAGTAGTGGGTGATAACAGTGAAGACCCGTTTGAAGGTAGAATAAATGATGTCCCTATGACGGCTTTATGTAGGACAATAGAGATTGATTTGCGTGACATTCTTGATGAGAAAGAGCTTCCCGAACCTGTTGAGCCTAAGGACAGTATCTTGTATTAA
- a CDS encoding uroporphyrinogen-III synthase, with translation MASTLLSTRLLTVAQQELVLNSGHGLVHYACLEIIDHEVSMIDISASHIIITSSNAITALKKIPRDLIQQVYCVGEKTAARVEDMGLKPAIVSSNSTQLAHAISQHHPTQEFLFLCGKDRREELPAILKKNNVLFKEIIVYESVMVPKSFDRKFAAVLMFSPRGVYAFAKANNAQPDNVICIGETTAQAAREIYKVVHVATKHTVENVIVTAIKVLNNDKK, from the coding sequence ATGGCTTCGACACTACTTTCAACGAGATTACTTACCGTAGCGCAACAGGAACTCGTCCTGAATAGTGGTCATGGTCTGGTACATTATGCTTGCCTTGAAATTATAGATCATGAGGTATCGATGATCGATATATCGGCATCTCACATCATAATCACCAGCAGCAATGCAATCACAGCGCTTAAAAAAATCCCTAGAGACCTAATACAACAGGTTTACTGTGTAGGTGAGAAAACTGCAGCGCGAGTAGAGGACATGGGTTTAAAACCAGCTATCGTTTCTAGCAATTCAACACAACTGGCTCACGCCATTTCACAACATCATCCTACACAAGAGTTTCTGTTTCTATGTGGCAAGGATCGACGCGAGGAATTGCCAGCTATTCTCAAGAAGAATAATGTCCTTTTTAAAGAGATAATCGTCTATGAATCGGTGATGGTTCCCAAGAGCTTTGATCGTAAATTTGCAGCAGTTTTGATGTTTAGTCCTCGTGGCGTTTATGCTTTCGCGAAAGCTAATAACGCACAACCAGACAACGTTATATGTATAGGCGAGACGACCGCTCAAGCAGCAAGAGAAATTTATAAGGTCGTGCACGTTGCCACCAAGCATACGGTAGAAAACGTCATAGTAACCGCTATTAAAGTATTGAACAATGATAAAAAATGA
- the hemE gene encoding uroporphyrinogen decarboxylase has protein sequence MIKNDLFLRALRGETVERPPVWMMRQAGRYLPDFMKLKEKYDFFTRCRTPELATEITVMPIEQIGPDAAILFSDILVIPQAMNIEVEMRPGVGPWLPNPIRTAADLDRVVVPDVKDSLSYVMQAIDMTKDALNDEVPLIGFAGSPWTILCYCVQGQGSKNFDKAKEFCFTQPQAAHELLQRITDTTIAYLIEKVNHGVNAVQVFDSWGGMLSPVDYQEFSWKYIQQIINALKPYTEVIVFGKGCWFALNDMAKSGASALGVDWTCSARNARYLSGGEITLQGNFDPSRLFSPPATIKKMVKQMIDEFGKDKFVANLGHGILPNIPVENAQAFVDAVKEY, from the coding sequence ATGATAAAAAATGATTTATTTCTAAGAGCACTGAGAGGTGAAACAGTAGAGCGACCACCAGTGTGGATGATGCGACAGGCCGGACGTTATTTGCCAGATTTCATGAAGCTTAAAGAGAAATATGACTTTTTTACACGTTGCCGCACGCCAGAGCTAGCTACTGAAATTACCGTCATGCCCATTGAACAAATAGGCCCAGATGCTGCGATCTTATTTTCTGATATTCTCGTGATACCACAAGCCATGAATATTGAGGTTGAGATGCGACCTGGTGTAGGTCCATGGTTGCCCAATCCCATAAGAACTGCAGCAGATCTTGACCGTGTGGTCGTGCCAGATGTCAAGGATTCCTTGAGCTATGTGATGCAGGCTATTGATATGACCAAGGATGCTCTCAACGATGAGGTACCGCTCATAGGTTTTGCAGGATCGCCATGGACTATTTTATGTTACTGCGTGCAAGGACAAGGAAGCAAGAATTTTGATAAGGCAAAAGAATTTTGTTTCACCCAGCCGCAAGCAGCGCATGAGTTACTGCAACGCATAACAGATACTACCATAGCTTATTTGATAGAAAAGGTAAATCACGGCGTCAATGCCGTGCAGGTTTTTGATTCTTGGGGTGGCATGTTGTCACCAGTGGATTATCAAGAATTCTCGTGGAAGTACATACAGCAAATCATCAACGCATTGAAACCTTATACTGAGGTGATTGTTTTTGGTAAAGGTTGCTGGTTTGCACTTAACGATATGGCCAAAAGTGGTGCCAGCGCACTAGGCGTCGATTGGACCTGTAGCGCACGCAACGCTCGATATCTTTCGGGTGGTGAAATCACTTTACAAGGAAATTTTGACCCATCACGATTATTCTCACCACCTGCGACCATCAAGAAAATGGTCAAGCAGATGATAGATGAATTTGGTAAGGATAAATTTGTAGCAAACCTAGGTCACGGAATATTGCCCAACATTCCTGTGGAAAATGCGCAAGCCTTTGTGGATGCTGTAAAGGAATATTGA
- a CDS encoding TrkH family potassium uptake protein: MSTFLRKYNRFLLRLSPQSNLVYGFFIYNLIGFLLLCLPFARKTSLSVIDVLFASTSAISTTGLLTLSMPDDFTFFGQFVIMLLFQIGGIGYMTFTTYILLNTNKKASAWRQRILSAAFSLPDSLKLKPFLKSVIVFTVIFEVIGTIFFYIGFADQPWGFWERLWNSFFHSVSAFCTAGFSLFNSGFIDYVGDGWINFTISLLAISGSLGFIVFTDLWMMVSKKKHKLSFTSKIIVSGFVCLLLAGTSIMYFAEPVIASLKAPGRFYAAFFQSMSAMTTVGFNTLDFGSFGLAITMITILLMYIGASPSGTSGGLKITTFIASIAYLRSRLKNCKDVLFLNRFIPEQRVHVAVSTFIFYLMISFLGILLLSFSEDFPLDRIAFETLSALGTVGLSTGITGDLTIFGKIVIIILMFIGRLGVLTFGLAISRTYIATNHETKEDLAI, translated from the coding sequence ATGAGTACGTTCCTGCGCAAATACAACAGGTTCTTGCTGCGCCTATCGCCACAGAGCAATTTGGTGTATGGTTTCTTTATCTATAATCTTATAGGCTTTTTGCTGTTATGTTTGCCTTTTGCGCGCAAAACATCCTTGTCGGTCATTGATGTCTTATTTGCATCTACCAGCGCTATATCTACCACTGGATTGCTGACATTAAGCATGCCAGATGATTTCACCTTTTTTGGGCAGTTTGTGATCATGCTGTTATTTCAAATAGGTGGTATAGGTTACATGACCTTTACCACTTACATACTGCTTAATACTAATAAAAAGGCGAGTGCCTGGCGCCAGCGCATCCTAAGCGCAGCTTTTTCATTGCCGGATTCTTTGAAGCTTAAGCCATTTTTAAAATCTGTAATTGTATTTACTGTGATTTTTGAAGTAATAGGAACTATATTTTTTTACATAGGTTTTGCAGATCAGCCTTGGGGTTTCTGGGAGCGATTGTGGAATAGTTTTTTCCATAGCGTAAGCGCGTTTTGTACTGCTGGTTTTAGTCTGTTCAATTCTGGATTTATTGATTATGTCGGTGATGGCTGGATCAATTTTACCATTAGCTTGCTGGCCATCTCTGGTTCCTTAGGCTTTATCGTGTTTACGGATCTCTGGATGATGGTGAGTAAGAAAAAGCACAAATTAAGCTTCACCTCAAAAATAATCGTCTCGGGTTTTGTGTGCTTATTACTGGCAGGTACCAGTATTATGTATTTTGCAGAGCCTGTCATCGCCAGTCTAAAGGCGCCTGGAAGATTTTATGCGGCTTTCTTTCAATCCATGTCTGCGATGACAACGGTAGGTTTCAATACATTGGATTTTGGATCTTTTGGACTTGCCATTACCATGATCACCATCTTATTAATGTATATAGGCGCGTCACCTTCAGGAACTTCAGGTGGCTTAAAAATCACAACGTTCATAGCTAGTATTGCCTATCTGCGCAGTAGGCTCAAAAACTGCAAGGATGTTTTGTTCCTCAATCGATTCATACCAGAGCAAAGAGTGCATGTGGCAGTTTCAACCTTTATTTTTTATTTGATGATAAGCTTTTTAGGAATTTTGTTGCTCAGTTTCTCAGAAGATTTCCCGTTAGACCGCATTGCGTTTGAGACCTTATCTGCTCTGGGAACCGTAGGATTGAGTACAGGCATCACAGGGGACTTGACGATTTTTGGTAAGATTGTGATCATTATATTGATGTTTATAGGTCGCTTGGGTGTGTTGACCTTTGGTCTGGCCATAAGCCGCACTTATATTGCTACAAATCATGAAACCAAAGAAGACCTAGCTATTTAA
- a CDS encoding EI24 domain-containing protein, translated as MIKNALKALADYRHSFSLMSKLKLWQYFLVPMLISLLFGISIIAAAYGLSDNLGRLIARMWIWENGREVVETTAAIVSALLIILLGFITYKHVIMALSAPFMSPVSEKMERHLFTELHEDIVHRKTSNTSQLIRGLRINLRNLLYELAITLPLLLLSLIPVIGIVFALCSFFIQSYYAGFGNMDYTLERHFNYRDGVRFVKNNRWYAVGNGIVFMAVLLIPVVGIILVLPLSVTAASKTTLELLRKQKQLTATAHTSNN; from the coding sequence ATGATCAAAAACGCCCTTAAAGCTCTAGCAGATTACAGACATAGCTTCTCACTGATGAGTAAACTCAAGCTGTGGCAATACTTTTTGGTGCCTATGTTGATCAGTTTGCTGTTTGGGATATCTATTATCGCAGCGGCTTACGGATTGTCAGATAATCTAGGTAGGCTGATTGCAAGAATGTGGATCTGGGAAAATGGTCGCGAAGTTGTGGAAACCACCGCAGCCATCGTCAGTGCTTTGCTGATTATCCTATTGGGTTTTATCACCTATAAACACGTGATCATGGCTTTGAGTGCACCTTTCATGTCGCCAGTAAGCGAAAAGATGGAGCGTCACCTTTTTACTGAACTTCATGAGGACATTGTACACAGAAAGACTAGTAATACATCTCAACTCATAAGAGGTTTACGTATCAACTTGCGCAATCTACTTTATGAACTTGCTATTACACTGCCGTTATTATTGCTCAGTTTGATACCTGTGATCGGGATTGTATTTGCGCTTTGCTCTTTTTTTATACAGTCCTATTATGCGGGTTTTGGTAACATGGATTATACGCTAGAGCGTCATTTTAATTATAGGGATGGCGTTCGTTTTGTCAAGAATAATAGATGGTATGCAGTAGGTAATGGAATCGTATTTATGGCTGTGTTGCTGATTCCGGTGGTAGGTATTATCCTTGTTTTACCTCTTTCCGTTACCGCTGCAAGCAAGACAACTCTAGAATTGCTTAGAAAACAAAAACAACTTACAGCCACCGCTCATACTTCAAACAACTAA
- the hemF gene encoding oxygen-dependent coproporphyrinogen oxidase, translating into MQSQKDDFYKFITELQGTITSKLEAVDGLAVFKEDLWDRAEGGGGRSRVIENGAVFEKGGVNISAVHGALPASMQTYFNVQDADFYATGLSLVIHPENPMVPTVHANFRYFEMYDRTGAMVDSWFGGGLDLTPYYLFDEDAIHFHQVCKDACDRHEVADYEKFKKRCDAYFHNAHRHEARGIGGLFYDYCRPTDGHNMKDWLEFQMDMASHFLDAYVPIVERRKDMKYSQEQRDWQEIRRGRYVEFNLVHDKGTLFGLKTNGRMESILMSLPPVVQWKYDYHPEAGSEEARLIEVLQNPKDWIA; encoded by the coding sequence ATGCAGTCACAAAAAGATGACTTCTATAAATTCATTACAGAACTTCAGGGCACAATTACATCAAAGCTAGAAGCAGTAGATGGATTAGCTGTTTTTAAAGAAGATCTTTGGGACCGTGCAGAAGGTGGTGGTGGCCGCTCCAGAGTAATCGAGAATGGAGCTGTTTTTGAAAAAGGTGGTGTTAATATTAGTGCGGTGCACGGCGCTTTACCAGCTAGTATGCAAACTTACTTCAATGTGCAGGACGCAGATTTTTATGCGACAGGCCTCAGTCTCGTGATACATCCTGAAAACCCTATGGTGCCTACCGTGCATGCCAACTTCAGGTATTTTGAAATGTACGATAGGACAGGTGCGATGGTGGATTCTTGGTTTGGCGGTGGGCTGGACTTGACGCCTTATTATTTGTTTGATGAGGATGCGATACATTTCCATCAGGTCTGCAAGGACGCCTGTGATCGCCATGAAGTTGCCGATTATGAGAAATTCAAAAAGCGTTGTGATGCTTATTTCCATAATGCACACAGGCATGAGGCTAGAGGTATTGGTGGTTTGTTTTATGATTATTGCCGCCCTACGGATGGTCACAATATGAAGGACTGGCTGGAGTTTCAGATGGATATGGCCTCTCATTTTTTAGATGCTTATGTTCCCATTGTTGAACGTAGAAAAGACATGAAATACTCTCAAGAACAACGCGACTGGCAGGAAATACGTCGCGGTAGATACGTTGAGTTTAATCTGGTTCACGATAAGGGAACCTTATTCGGCCTCAAGACAAACGGCCGCATGGAAAGCATCTTGATGAGTTTGCCACCAGTCGTTCAATGGAAATATGATTATCATCCAGAGGCTGGTAGCGAAGAAGCCAGACTTATAGAGGTTTTACAAAACCCTAAAGACTGGATCGCTTAA
- a CDS encoding 6-pyruvoyl trahydropterin synthase family protein, translating into MGNVRITKEFTFESGHALHGYDGKCRNVHGHSYKLAVTVIGQPIMDTSHVKHGMVIDFGDLKKIVKEEIVDPFDHATVFNKNSPHVELAKELAGRGHDVILADYQPTSEMMIQDFAQKIKDRLPVNIQLHSLRLRETETSYAEWFASDN; encoded by the coding sequence ATGGGAAACGTACGTATTACCAAGGAATTCACGTTTGAGAGCGGTCATGCCCTACACGGTTATGATGGTAAATGTCGCAATGTTCATGGGCACAGTTACAAACTGGCCGTGACCGTGATAGGTCAACCTATCATGGATACGTCGCATGTGAAACATGGTATGGTGATCGATTTTGGCGACTTGAAAAAAATCGTGAAAGAAGAAATCGTTGATCCCTTTGATCATGCAACCGTTTTCAATAAAAATTCGCCACATGTGGAACTTGCCAAAGAACTTGCTGGCCGCGGTCACGATGTAATCCTGGCAGACTACCAGCCTACCAGCGAGATGATGATTCAGGATTTTGCACAAAAAATCAAGGACAGATTACCTGTAAATATCCAGTTGCACTCCTTAAGACTGCGCGAGACTGAAACCAGCTATGCAGAGTGGTTTGCCAGTGATAATTAA
- a CDS encoding MATE family efflux transporter: protein MTAPTVTTKNILRLAFPAILAGIAEPVISITDIAVIGNMDGDSVNALAAAGLAGTFLSAIIWTLAQTKTSISSIVSTALGENQLEKINALIPQVIWINISLGILIYLVTAPLATFIFDLYNAQGEVLEMTAGYYQIRAIGFPMTLSAFAIFGIFRGLQNTSWAMTASIAGALVNVVLDYLLVYGIQDILDPMGLTGAALASLIAQATMLAVAIYFFFKKTDFSLSLDWKPHPNLKRHILLTLNFFLRTVAINVCIYLSYRFANDYGVEVAATHAILMNIWLFFSFFIDGFANAGNAIGGRLMGARDGNGLRELARKTNTFAVVVATVLVGILTILYNYIGGWFTDDRLVISLFIETFFIILLMQPINAVAFVYDGIFKGWGEASYLRNLLLVVTVALFIPAIYTLDYFGLELKAIWIAFFLWMMGRAIILHIKFKKQIKSLAG, encoded by the coding sequence ATGACAGCACCTACGGTAACAACCAAAAACATCTTAAGACTTGCGTTTCCAGCTATACTGGCTGGCATTGCAGAGCCTGTGATAAGCATCACAGATATTGCCGTGATCGGGAACATGGATGGCGACTCGGTTAACGCACTTGCGGCAGCTGGTCTCGCTGGAACGTTTTTAAGTGCCATTATCTGGACGCTCGCACAGACCAAAACCTCTATTTCAAGCATCGTCTCAACAGCTTTGGGTGAGAATCAACTGGAAAAAATCAATGCACTCATTCCGCAAGTGATCTGGATCAATATCTCGTTAGGTATTCTGATTTATCTAGTGACTGCACCACTGGCAACGTTCATCTTTGATCTCTACAACGCTCAAGGTGAAGTACTTGAAATGACGGCTGGATATTACCAAATCAGAGCAATAGGTTTTCCTATGACATTAAGTGCTTTTGCGATTTTCGGGATTTTCAGAGGCTTGCAAAATACTAGCTGGGCCATGACAGCCAGTATAGCTGGAGCTTTGGTAAATGTTGTTCTAGACTACCTACTGGTTTACGGCATTCAAGATATCCTAGATCCTATGGGACTGACAGGTGCGGCATTAGCCAGTCTGATCGCACAAGCTACCATGCTTGCGGTTGCCATCTATTTCTTTTTCAAGAAAACCGATTTTTCGTTGAGCCTGGACTGGAAACCACACCCTAACCTTAAACGTCACATACTCTTGACGCTCAACTTTTTCCTGCGCACCGTAGCGATCAACGTTTGCATCTACCTATCCTACAGGTTTGCCAATGATTATGGTGTAGAAGTGGCGGCAACACACGCTATTTTGATGAATATCTGGTTGTTCTTTTCTTTCTTTATTGACGGCTTTGCCAATGCCGGTAACGCCATAGGCGGTAGGCTCATGGGCGCACGTGATGGAAATGGTTTACGGGAACTTGCCAGAAAAACAAATACGTTTGCCGTGGTGGTCGCCACAGTTTTGGTTGGGATTCTCACCATATTGTACAACTATATTGGTGGCTGGTTTACTGATGATCGACTGGTCATAAGTCTGTTCATAGAAACCTTTTTCATCATCCTATTGATGCAGCCCATCAATGCCGTGGCCTTTGTCTATGATGGCATCTTCAAAGGTTGGGGCGAGGCGTCCTACCTGCGCAATTTGCTGCTGGTCGTGACCGTTGCCTTATTTATTCCTGCGATTTACACGCTGGACTATTTCGGCCTGGAATTAAAAGCCATCTGGATCGCATTCTTCCTATGGATGATGGGTCGTGCCATTATTTTGCACATTAAATTCAAGAAACAAATCAAGTCTCTTGCAGGATAG
- a CDS encoding YqiA/YcfP family alpha/beta fold hydrolase, which translates to MNILYLHGLMSSHQTPKVSWLKDNGHHVYHPALNYKVEGSTIFSQLSSLLEKHDVALIIGSSMGGHLAYHLGNKFGIPTLLFNPSLAPNQVEKPEVDRITNTTILHTVVLGEKDDIVIPTQTIDYLNKANANYKHTFEENGHRTPIELLKKHFELIVS; encoded by the coding sequence ATGAACATACTTTATCTACATGGACTCATGAGCAGTCATCAGACACCCAAGGTTTCTTGGCTCAAAGACAATGGGCACCATGTTTACCATCCAGCGTTAAATTATAAAGTAGAAGGATCAACCATATTTTCGCAGCTTTCAAGTTTATTGGAAAAGCATGATGTAGCTCTGATCATAGGGAGTTCCATGGGTGGTCATCTCGCCTATCATCTAGGTAATAAGTTTGGTATCCCTACGCTGCTATTCAATCCATCGCTAGCACCTAATCAGGTAGAAAAGCCAGAAGTAGATAGAATAACTAACACTACAATTCTGCACACGGTGGTTTTAGGCGAAAAAGATGATATCGTCATTCCCACGCAAACCATTGACTATTTAAATAAGGCTAATGCCAATTACAAGCACACCTTTGAAGAGAACGGACATAGAACACCCATTGAGCTTTTAAAAAAGCATTTTGAATTGATAGTATCATAA
- a CDS encoding alpha/beta hydrolase family protein encodes MNTRSNVEIAGSDGKTILLDYKFHESTSQLPVVIFCHGLKGFKDWGAWDLMGSAFAKAGFLFIKFNFSHNGGTPQQPIDFPDLEAFAENNYSKELEDLQHVLNWLELSDLPYDPGEISLLGHSRAGGITTITAANDSRIQKLITLAGVADYQERFPKGTELKQWKKNGVYYVKNGRTKQEMPFNYQMYEDFVENEQNLNIRDATSKLNVPHLIIHGTADPTVDVKDAHRLHQAGNQTELSLIMNANHVFGASHPWQSELLPADLRLAVQCSINFLKEN; translated from the coding sequence ATGAACACTAGAAGCAATGTTGAGATCGCAGGAAGCGATGGCAAGACTATTTTATTGGATTATAAATTTCATGAATCTACATCACAATTGCCAGTCGTTATTTTTTGTCATGGCCTTAAAGGTTTCAAAGATTGGGGCGCATGGGATTTGATGGGTTCCGCTTTCGCGAAAGCGGGATTCCTATTCATCAAGTTTAACTTCTCACATAACGGTGGTACGCCACAGCAGCCCATTGACTTTCCAGACTTGGAAGCTTTTGCCGAGAACAACTATTCAAAAGAGTTAGAAGATCTACAGCACGTCTTGAATTGGTTGGAATTAAGTGATTTGCCATATGATCCAGGGGAAATCAGTTTATTGGGTCATTCAAGAGCTGGTGGTATCACCACCATCACAGCAGCTAACGATTCTCGTATTCAAAAACTCATTACACTTGCAGGCGTGGCAGATTATCAAGAGCGATTTCCAAAAGGCACTGAGCTTAAACAATGGAAAAAAAATGGTGTCTACTACGTGAAAAACGGCCGTACAAAACAGGAAATGCCATTTAATTATCAGATGTATGAGGACTTTGTGGAGAATGAACAAAACCTAAATATTCGTGACGCAACTAGTAAACTTAATGTCCCGCACTTAATCATACACGGCACAGCAGATCCTACTGTTGATGTGAAAGATGCACATCGATTACATCAAGCTGGCAACCAGACTGAGTTATCACTAATTATGAATGCAAACCATGTGTTTGGAGCATCACACCCATGGCAATCAGAGCTATTACCAGCAGATTTACGGTTAGCGGTGCAGTGCAGTATTAATTTCCTCAAGGAGAATTAG